One part of the Raphanus sativus cultivar WK10039 chromosome 7, ASM80110v3, whole genome shotgun sequence genome encodes these proteins:
- the LOC108831235 gene encoding uncharacterized protein LOC108831235: protein MVLRCFSSNCQWRVYATKLKDSDVYEIRKLDSIHTCSVDDRSGYQSQVTHQVVGEIMKARFNGCGGGPKPGEIRKVMQGDHDVRISYWKAWRSREIALEYAKGNSRAYYNLLPDYLRKLVEANPGTLAEIETEYNSNIGNRFKYMFLAMGASIMGFEYMRKVIVVDGTHLRGKYAGCLLTASAQDGNYQVFPLAIAIVDGENDSSWEWFFKKLLAFIPNTNDIVFVSDRHSSIYHGLAKVIVVYANHCACIKHLKRNIKTYYKDKNLGFLVAKAGRAFRLADFYKAFNEIKRVNASCADYLIGIGFAHWARSHFHGRRYNIMTSNIAESWNAVLREAREYPILALIEFIRAKLMIWFSSRSSDISARLDNFTPKVMEILAMNFESSAGFEVKKIKKLEYEVRNKEGCSFHVDISKRFCSCFEFQVLEIPCQHAIAAAIIAKVKVDSLVAEEYTKNAMVAAYAGSVAPVIDTDNIIELTSQLSELDMFPPSSRRPPGRPREN from the exons ATGGTCTTGCGATGTTTTAGTTCCAACTGTCAGTGGAGGGTATATGCCACAAAACTAAAAGACTCTGACGTTTACGAGATAAGGAAACTCGATTCCATACACACTTGCTCCGTGGATGATAGGTCCGGTTATCAGTCTCAAGTTACACATCAAGTTGTTGGAGAGATAATGAAAGCTCGTTTCAATGGTTGTGGCGGTGGTCCGAAACCTGGAGAAATAAGGAAAGTAATGCAAGGAGACCACGATGTCCGGATATCCTACTGGAAGGCTTGGCGCTCAAGAGAAATTGCTTTGGAATATGCCAAAGGAAACTCCCGAGCCTATTACAATTTACTTCCTGATTACCTCCGTAAGTTAGTTGAAGCAAACCCTGGAACCCTAGCCGAAATTGAAACTGAGTACAACAGCAACATAGGAAAtagatttaaatatatgtttctaGCTATGGGAGCTTCTATTATGGGATTTGAATACATGAGAAAAGTCATAGTTGTCGATGGAACCCATTTGAGAGGGAAATATGCTGGGTGTCTTTTAACTGCTTCTGCTCAAGACGGCAATTACCAAGTCTTTCCACTAGCCATTGCTATTGTCGACGGAGAAAATGATAGCTCGTGGGAATGGTTCTTCAAAAAGTTACTGGCATTCATTCCAAATACAAACGATATTGTGTTTGTATCTGATAGACATTCATCCATATACCACGGTTTGGCCAAGGTAATTGTTgtat ATGCGAATCACTGTGCATGCATcaaacatttaaaaagaaatatcaagaCTTATTACAAAGACAAGAATCTAGGATTCTTGGTTGCAAAGGCTGGAAGGGCTTTCAGATTGGCTGACTTCTACAAGGCTTTCAATGAGATCAAACGTGTTAATGCCTCTTGTGCAGATTACTTAATAGGAATAGGCTTTGCACATTGGGCACGTTCTCATTTCCACGGACGTCGTTACAATATTATGACGAGTAATATTGCTGAATCGTGGAACGCAGTTCTTCGTGAAGCCAGAGAATATCCTATATTGGCCCTTATTGAATTTATTAGGGCTAAGCTGATGATTTGGTTTTCTTCTAGGAGCTCAGATATCTCGGCAAGGTTAGACAATTTCACACCGAAAGTAATGGAGATTCTCGCCATGAATTTCGAAAGTTCAGCCGGTTTTGaagtgaagaaaataaaaaagctgGAGTATGAAGTACGGAACAAAGAAGGGTGTTCTTTCCATGTGGACATTTCCAAACGTTTTTGTAGTTGTTTTGAGTTTCAGGTTCTCGAAATTCCTTGTCAGCATGCAATAGCAGCGGCCATAATAGCGAAGGTAAAAGTGGATTCATTGGTAGCTGAAGAGTACACTAAGAATGCAATGGTTGCTGCTTATGCTGGTAGTGTTGCTCCAGTTATTGATACCGATAATATCATTGAGCTCACTTCTCAATTGTCCGAGTTAGATATGTTTCCTCCGTCTAGCAGACGTCCACCTGGGCGTCCACGCGAAAACTGA